Within the Macrobrachium rosenbergii isolate ZJJX-2024 chromosome 25, ASM4041242v1, whole genome shotgun sequence genome, the region GCAAGTTGACGGGCGATGTCGGATAGTTAGCTTTGTTCAGGTTATACGTGATGTTGCAGTTTCCGCAGTCTGCAGAAAGGGACAGAAGATGGTAGTGGCTCAAAAAATGATTTTCGAATTGTGTGGATTACAGGCTTACGTGTCACATACAGATGcagaatcattatcattatagagacgacgaatcctattcatatggaacaagcccaccaaaggggccattgacttgaaattcaagcttgcaaagaatgtgGCGTTTATATTAGGAAGAAGCatcagaaggtaataggaaatacagaaagaagagaccagttattataaaagaaaagagaaattaacaaaataataaataaatagataagaatgcaagaagaattgtactaatgcattgcatcttcactagAACTTTTTAGGTTCCACTTGTACAACATACTGAGATTGTttcacagtccagtggtgtgaggaataaaggacctctggaactgataagttcAACATTAAGTCGAGTTTTCTAAAAGGATTGGCAATTTGGCACCACAGAATAATCAACCCAATGGTCACTGTCCCATTCAAATGTTCAcagctgaatcatggatgaacaaAACCCCTTGTGCTGTAAAACTTCCACGACACAAAGGGCTTCAAACACCTACACGGAAGTCTCATCAGCAGGGCGTTGAAGCCTCTACATAATCTGCACcatctactctttttttttttttttttgcataacaaTGCCATTCCTAGCCTTTACCTCTTCACTTTCCTTTCAAGCTTCCTAGTAACGACAATCTCCAATCAGATTTTCCAAGGAATATTAATctcattaaagatttttttatagatatcatTTCAATATTACAATAGCAGCTGAGTTACTTATTGGTTATGAATTGTCATAACATTCGAGATGCTTTATCTGATGTCTtggaacgtctctctctctctctctctctctctctctctctctctctctctctctctctctctctcaagaggccCATATTTCATCACACCAGATCCAAGTGAAAACCAGTCAAATTCTATCGACCGTCTCCCCAGCAACAACCACTCTTGCGTTTTCGAGCaagcacacacgcaaacacacacacgcaaacacacacacacacacacacacacgctgaaaattgatgaaagtgaagagaaatataaatattgttgCTAATATCATCAGTAAATACAAAGGGAAGTTTGAAAACTGGGTTTTGGGTGGGCTGGTTTTATGAAGGCACTACGGAATTCGCgagtaatattttttatgaatgaattagcCGCCAGTGTTTATAAGTGtgtaaaaatttatgaatgaatccGCACCATCAATGTGTAGCGTAATAATTTATGAATGGACTGGAATCAGCTGATGTTTGCAAACGTGGAGTAAACGTACTTGCTCCAGCAGGCTTCTTTGTTGTTGTCGTGgatgttgtagttgttgttgtagtttttgGTGTCGTTGTTGTGGTTGTAGTCTTTGGTGTGgtggttgttgttgtggttgtaggttttgttgtagttgttgtggttgtagGTTTTGTTGTAGTTGTAGAGGTTGTTGTTGTGGTGGTTGTAGGCGTTGTCGTAGATGtagaggttgttgttgttgtggttgtaggTTTTGTTGTAGATGTAGAGGTTGTTGTTGATGTGGTTGTAGGTTTTGTTGTAGTTGTAGAAGTTGTTGTTGATGTGGTTGTAGGTTTTGTTGTAGTTGTAGAGGTTGTTGTTGATGTGGTTGTAGGCTTTGCTGTAGTTGTAGAGGTTGTGGTTGATGTGGTTGTAGGTTTTGCTGTAGTTGTAGAGGTTGTGGTTGATGTGGTTGCAGgttttgttgtagttgttgttgttgatgttgtagttgtagttgtagGCTTTGTCGTGGTTGTAGTCGTCGGAGGCGTTGAGGTTGTAGTCGTAGGAGGCGTGGAAGTTGTAGTCGTCGGAGGCGTTGAGGTTGTAGTCGTAGGAGGCGTGGAAGTTGTAGTCGTCGGAGGCGTTGAGGTTGTAGTTGTAGGAGGCGACGAGGTTATGGTTGTAGAAGAAGGACCAGGGACCTTACAGTGACATTTTTGACCATCTACAATCGATGTCTCGATGACGAACCCTGGTAACTGATTAAAAATGGAATCTTATATCACAAAGGTTCATCTTCACATTGCTATGAAATAGCATTAATAACATTACTTAATGGAATAGTACTACTTACTGGAATAGCATTAATAGCATTGCTTAGTGGAATAGTAATGCTTACTGGAATAGCATTAATAGCATTGCTTAATGGAATAGCATTAATGGCGTTGCTTATCGGAGTAGCATTAATAGCAATATTTATCGAAATAGCATTACTAGCATTCCTTGTTgaaattgctttagtggcattgCTGACTAGTACAGTATTAACAGCGCTGCTGAACGGAACAGCATTAATAGTATTCCTTATTGGAACATCATTAATAGCATTCCTTTATGGAATAGCATTAATAGCATTCCTTACTAGAACAGAATTAATAGCATTGCTTACTGGAATAGCGTTAATAGCTTTCCTTATTGGAATAACATTATTAGCATTGCTtactgaaatataattaataGCATTCCTTATTAGAATAGTATTAAATCCATTGCTTATTGGAAAAGAATTAACAGCATCCCTTACCAGAATAGCATTATCAGCATTGCTTACTGGGATAGCACTAATGAAATTGCACAATCCAGTAGGCGAGTTCAAAGTGTTATAcgaaaaaccattaaaaaatccaactggTTCAAATTGATTTCATGaagtttaggctgtcaagccaaactCAGGAACACTTTCGGCCATCCAAAGCTTAAGACAgggttggagtggttagacagccaAGTAAAGAGGTCAAGAAAATTaaggagatgaagtaaaaggatctaaaagtgaaaaccccacagttgtactatgtaatagttagagaggttgggtaGCTTACTTTAGTTAATCGCTGAAGAGATACATGAATGAAAAGGCAGGAATATTACTGGAACTGATTGTTACGTTTATATTCCTTTACTTAGTACATATTCACCATCAAATGGCTGTCATTTATTTACGTGAATACAAATCATTTTTATTAGGAATTTCGCTAAAGTTGGGCCGGAATGTGCAATTAGGCGTAAGGACAAGCGCtgtgacctacgaggtcattcaacgctgaaaacaATGTgtaaataattgtcaggagaggatggaaagtaagatggaagaaagagaatctgagcTGAGGtgtagtaaaataaatgaaaggggttgcagctaggggccgaagggacgccgcaaagatccATAAATAATGGCTACAACGCACCgtttgaggcgcactgacggcactgcctccctacGGGGATGATAATCACAAAACCGCTTAACTGATCTGACGAAAATCAGGGACATTTAGGTCATTAATTTCACTAGAACACTGCAAAACACCTTAGAAAGGAAATAACTTACCAAATCTTGACTCcaaatgtcatatttttcctGGAAGGTCATCCCGTCGCTACCGCTTGCGAGAAAGACCAACAGTGCTAACAGCGTTAAAGTCTTCATCTGAAATTTAAAGAAGAATGGATGATTAAATCACACGTTTTCCACACCTAGAAGTTAATTTGGATCTGAACTGACtcttaaagaaaacatttatcaATCCAGTATTTCGATAAGTGTCAAAGTCTTCATCTGAAATTTAAAGAAGAAGGGCCATTTAAATTACTCTTTATCCACACCTAGAAGTTTAATTTATCTTAATTGACTTTTAAAGACACATTTATCAATCCAGCATTTCGAAAACAAAAGCTAAGAATATATGTATAGTCCCTGctttggcaaagtgtcgaatatgcatcttttcaatGTCTGAGtttctgcatcgacggtgatatTATCACTGGCTTCTCGTTTCAGCAAAGTATCAGATCTGTCTCTTTCACCATcgaggatgtatggtgagagaaaAACACTGAGCTGAAGCAGGGGATCAATGACAAAATCACTGTCGCTGCAAcacaaaaattgacaaaatgcaTAGTCGatacctttccaaaaaaaaaatggacgatgTGTACCAGATATACGGCGAAATTGACATTATAGAGAAATAAACATTTGCTTATATACCATACACAATCCTAACTACTAATGTCGATTTACAGGGTTAAATGGTGTAAATAACCAGCATTTTCTTGTAAAACTTAGAATTATTCTTTGACTCTGAAAATTACTGGGTGAATCTTTTACCTTTGAGATACAGAAATTGTTACAGTGGAGACGTACCTGTATTATCAAcccttttaaaaatctttaaaaacactGATGAATACTTTAAATATCTATTGTAAGTGACGAGTGGACATTTCATGATATTGAAAGCTATCctgctatttttttaaaaattgattttaataagaAGCCGCTTTTATTGTTACCGGGACTTACTTTTGttcaattattatatttcagcGCAACGTCAGATTTTAATTATTGACTCATAATTTGAAAAGTATCATATGTATTTTTCGGgacaaatattcacaaaatattctaCTATGAAGTAAATAAccgtatttattttatctttggtaAGAATTATTATCCTTTACTTTACTGACCAAAGGTAAAATAATACTTCACAGtggaatattttgtgaatatttatccTAAAAATATCTACCTTTCAAATTATGTGGCAATAATTAAAATTCGACGTTGCGCTGAATTATAATAATTGAACAAAAGTAATTACCGATAACAATAAGAGTGGCTtcttattagaatatataaaaattatagttttctgGGCATACGGCCGTTATGTATACTCCACTTACATTGCAGACTGTTAtagttattgtaattttaatgttcAGATATATGATAGATAACTATAAGTCTAATTCTCTTACACCTAGTGAGAAATTTAAATACGCATGCCAAgtgatttaaactatatatatatatatatatatatatatatatatatatatatatatatatatatatatatatatatatatatatatatatatatatatatataaagtcaatgacttatcgaaactggtcaggacttACACCGTGTCTCTTGTGGtgatgtgagatatatatatatatatatatatatatatatatatatatatatatatatatatatatatatatatatatcacatcaccagaTGTGACAAAACAAGAGACtgtgggtgtaggtcctgaccggtttcgactttgtttcTAAGTCATTGACTTTAAATAAGTCGAAACCGGACAGGATGTGGTGATGTGatataaacaaatcacgtgttaatgtgattataacaaaatatatgtacacaaacacacacacacacatatatatccatgagcaagaaaaaataacatacatcTAATATATCTGCAGACCTAAATTGGCAAGACATGCTAATATAGTGatgattattttcattgcatttaataaaaaaaatcaacgaatGTATTTCCCATTTAGAACCAAATTTAGAGGGTGATTAATATTCTCTTTCGATGTTGCCTTTGCCTGTTGTTCATATCTCCACTACTAATGTAATATTGgttattttctcataaaatatggaaatattttaagatttttgaatgATTTCTTATGATACAGTAGATATCATAAGATATTTTAAGCATAATGACATTCATAAGAGCTGTACCTGGCAAATcaatctgccttttttttttttttgctttatggaAGTATGGGTAAAATAACATAATATCTTATCTTTCTAAAAAGATAAGGTGTCTATTTTTTGAAAAAGAGCAAAGGCAATGATTcctcagaaagaaataaaaacatatcaagaACCTTCTCATAAATATTTGCTACATATGTAGAAGTTTCCTGGtctactttttatattaaaaaaataatctaactaATTACAATTTGAATCTCATCACTCCACTGACAGCCGTGACCCGCTATGCATTTcatttaatcaaaattaattgGGGTCTCGCTCGGCTCGCGCATGCGAACTAATGACATGAGATTCAAATCTAAAAAGCACGATCaccactttttatttctttttttctctccttcggGGTTGATAGAGGTGCCCTTGGGGACACAAACGCATCAGAGACGAACATTCAAAGAcccttttttcattcttcatccttaaatttaaaaaagaacgtAGTTTCTTACTGCTGTCGAGACTCAGCCGTCAACCGTTAAATCCGCGACAagcaacgaagaagaagaagcgatgtTGACAGCCCCGTAGACCTAACGCACAGCAGTAACCCTCCTGACTGCCGTAAGAGAACTGTCCTCCGCACCTCTCCAGCCACGAGAAAGAGTGAGTTCCGCGGACCTTGGATTATGGGAAGATGTTCCGGGAACCCATTAAGCATAATATATGATCTCAAAGTAATTTCTGGACGTCGTGATAATTGACGACTTATGCTTTTAGATCTGCGTTCTGCAAGATTATCTCGATAATTACAGCGCGGGCTAAAAAGATTATCTTTCCCGTGATACGTACATTTGCCACGCGCAAAACCCGTTTTCTAAGATTAAGCGATTAAATCATTTATCTATGCAAATATTCTGTTcgcgaggaaaaaaaatatgaatgggtGTGTCCGAGTGAGTGTCAGG harbors:
- the LOC136852422 gene encoding uncharacterized protein DDB_G0290587-like yields the protein MKTLTLLALLVFLASGSDGMTFQEKYDIWSQDLLPGFVIETSIVDGQKCHCKVPGPSSTTITSSPPTTTTSTPPTTTTSTPPTTTTSTPPTTTTSTPPTTTTSTPPTTTTTTKPTTTTTTSTTTTTTKPATTSTTTSTTTAKPTTTSTTTSTTTAKPTTTSTTTSTTTTKPTTTSTTTSTTTTKPTTTSTTTSTSTTKPTTTTTTTSTSTTTPTTTTTTTSTTTTKPTTTTTTTKPTTTTTTTTPKTTTTTTTPKTTTTTTTSTTTTKKPAGANCGNCNITYNLNKANYPTSPVNLQWDSPNYPSNYPDGCVCAIHVNLQEFGLVEISFEGGSTIFSNSNCKYDRLVMSGDLLQPGNICDTTVSTYSDFLINADGTAQSFTGTFYSEFGDGNQVAKGFRMKLYVELWIWRNDLKDFAGQGQSNATAANVTQPTLSEN